The window TCCTGAGGAGGGAGGAGTGGCTGGTGGAGGGAGACGTGCGTAACGCAGTGTACGCCGTGCGGGAGCTTTCGCTTGCCCGCACACGTTCGGGCGCAGCCTACCTGCGGCTCGTGCTGTGGGACGGTTCCGCCCGGGTGGAGGGCCGGGTCTGGGAAAGCGCGGTGGCCGAGCAGTTGGCGGGGAAGGTCCGGCCGGGGGACGTGCTTCTGGTGGGCGAGGCGCGCTGGACGGAGTACAACAACGAAAGGCAGCTCAACATCTCCGTCCTGAGGCCGGCGAAGCCCGGGGAGTACGATCCCGGGCAGTTCCGCCGGCAGCGGGAAGGCCTGCCACCTGCGGAGTCCGTACTGTCGGTCATCGCCGGTATTACCAGGCCGCACCTGCGGGAGTTGCTTGAGCGGGTTTTTGAGCCCCGGCTCCTGGAGGACTTCGCGGCCGCGCCGGCGGCGAAGGAGAACCACCACTGCTACCAAGGCGGCCTGCTGGAGCACACCCTGGAGGTGGTGCGCCTGTGCGACGCCGCCGTGTCGGTCTACCCGATGCTGGACAGAGACCTGCTGGCCGCGGCAGCCTTGCTGCACGACATAGGCAAGCTCTGGGAGTACGACGCCGCGTCTGTGACGTTCGAGCGGACAGACGCGGGAAAACTGCTCGGGCACGTGGTGATGGGCTGGGAATTCGTGCGGCGCACCTGGCCCGGTGTGGCGAGCTTTCCGGAAGCCGAAGGCCTCCACGTTGAACACATGCTGCTGAGCCACCACGGGCAGCGGGACTGGGGTTCGCCGGTGGAGCCCCGCACGCCCGAGGCAGTGGCGCTCCACCAGGCGGACCTGGCCTCGACGCGGGTGCATCAGGCGCTGGAGGCCATATCAGGCGTGGCCCCCGGGTCCTGGTCCGCGCGCGACCAGACGGGCCGGTACTTCTGGGCGGGGAGCAGGGTCAGGTAGCAGGCCGATAGGGGGTTGCGCCGCCCCGTCCAATTACTTTTTGAGACAGAAGTTTTCGCACCAGGGGACGGGGCCGGGTGCACTCAGCCAGGGGACCGCCTGCCGGGAAAAGGTGCCAGTGGCTTCTTGATGGGGGCCGGGGCCGTGTGCCCCGGCCCCTGCGCATTCCGCTCAGACTTTGCAAAGGAGGCGGGAAATTGGCCATGCAAGAAGCGCAAGAGGTCGTGCAGGCCATCCGCGACCTCGCTGACGAGCTGGGCAGGACACCGACCTTCGACGAAGTCATGCGGGCTGGGGTGCCGCGGACAGCCGTGGTGCGCCACTTCGGCACATACAACCGGGCAGTTGAAGCGGCGGGGCTGGTGCCCAACCGGGTGCTGCAGCCGTACCGCCGCTGGACCAGGGAAAAGATGATCGCGGCGGTGCGGGAACTTCACACTCTGATCGGCTGCGCGCCGAGCACGGCGGACATAAGGGCCTTCCCGGAAATCTGCCCGTCGTCAAGGCTGATCCTGCGGGAGTTCGGCTCGATAAGGGCCTTCTTGAGGGAAGCCGGCATTACGTGCCCCCGGAGGCGCGGTAACGTTCCGGGGATGGTGGCCGTCCGCGAGTGGCTGGCGGGCAGGGAGGCGTGCGGGTGCTGCCCGGGGCCGGCAGAGATAGCGGAGGTGGCAGGCCCTGAGGGCTACCGGCTGTTGCTTGGTGTTACCGGCGGTTCGAGTCTCGCGCGCCTGGCGAGAGAACACGGCGTCACGGAGGGCGCAGTCAGGAAGCAACTCGTTCTCGCGATAAAGAGGCTAGCTGTCCTCGTACCTGAGGAGCAGAGGGCAGCGTTTTTCCGCGTGAAGCTTTGAGTTCAGAGTCCGGCAGGGGGTACAGTTCCTGCCGGTGGGGACATTGGTGTCCGGAACTCGTGGAGTTGCCGGACGTTGACCCGGGGAGGGCCGCGGGCGGGTGCGCCGCGCCCTT of the Bacillota bacterium genome contains:
- a CDS encoding HD domain-containing protein, with amino-acid sequence MEGDVRNAVYAVRELSLARTRSGAAYLRLVLWDGSARVEGRVWESAVAEQLAGKVRPGDVLLVGEARWTEYNNERQLNISVLRPAKPGEYDPGQFRRQREGLPPAESVLSVIAGITRPHLRELLERVFEPRLLEDFAAAPAAKENHHCYQGGLLEHTLEVVRLCDAAVSVYPMLDRDLLAAAALLHDIGKLWEYDAASVTFERTDAGKLLGHVVMGWEFVRRTWPGVASFPEAEGLHVEHMLLSHHGQRDWGSPVEPRTPEAVALHQADLASTRVHQALEAISGVAPGSWSARDQTGRYFWAGSRVR